One genomic window of Punica granatum isolate Tunisia-2019 chromosome 1, ASM765513v2, whole genome shotgun sequence includes the following:
- the LOC116200170 gene encoding uncharacterized protein LOC116200170 isoform X10, whose amino-acid sequence MLLPDDWHSPCNLQESSSVPVTGNCNGIFDDGFLWFLDESGTVYKHHQQEYYFKSKQAATRWFKLKAVLQWAILRRIIMRKRARRMVLKSRVAKRLGQNWNVKEHKPGPVTSPTQMYFTCNHEHEDDERHCPIKAGYIRNRSIFNSLPNITHWRCYRGRGGSQSSYGPSNEPNQSYETGLSPARSPETTACLFIASARDYLQQFRVLSGSELRNKGQELIMVRKKDPFWQYVEPVAEGRFKCNYCGRDFAGGIPRVKSHLSGIKGRDIDICLKVHEDVQAAAREAINGVKRKQKAEASSDDVQISALDATNGTNKRSKVEACSGNFDDNFSNAHEKKDGCMLDNLLAKFALLNDIDCNIIQSSSFIEFVNALLEFGYSYNLPSCSKLKTKLIPNLGMEVAAYVKNVKSSWEQTGCTLISDIWCDDIEGKFHINIISQCPAGLVLLGTFEVSKNDLSSTYFKEIISFVIQHIGPQRVLQFIQSDAQQVELPGPLLHKGFNHIFMTHCAACEIQLLFGDIYTGIEWVRATFDRANFVVDVVYEHYAVLSLVRKYTNKKELKQPLLTEFSSNYEMLQSFVEVKDQLLLLVKSSEWYTSDCDAEETRRQIAETIQNENFWDQVQEVLKALESIFHVFCLVDSSGSTFGYLYGAMEMAEEAMEQLYNNNPNRFQKLWDTFNSRKGRLMHPMHAAAAFLNPAFMCSETFKHSPRIKDGMNFVLKNLVADEEEDDFLDQMDQYHMKASEVFTYTAMKMLKTSHPRKWWDYCGDYLPILKKYAIRILSQPCSSSSCKRSLSASEAAQIKRRRESTPAGLENCLHLRMNATLMAKSNTMKTIDRRPIDLQELGKPKLISENSADGLPSDPKILCPNEQQNSGSLFTRNQLVEPNYLQLHFVTMVSSPLVTGQKVEGEGGSPIHVFLVDPQTGFLVQDGALSRLKLIVCVLEGDFNEEGEADWAQEYFQSNEITSIIPLMAGNLHVVLNGGMGTLGDITFNEESSMARNGTFRLGVKTSGDCREGFRIREGISNAFVVKGNEATRWKKPAAYDMLLPDDRHSPCNLQESSSFLVTGNYDEIYDDWLLWSFDESGSVYQHHQQEYCFKSKQAATRWFKLKAVLQWAILRRIIMRKRARRMVVKNRVEKRLVSTAGQNWNVKEHKHAPVTSLTQMYFTCNHEHEDDEKDGKLKPINSSDRDTVPSMLDTSGMGQSLTLFPTLLTGDGIKAKEVLSPHMAHFKATKQKGKEVLLKRSGSFRSTITDAGGSIPAKPDSNYFSHSLTLFPSLLNDMEPNKADVLEPMPTNSGSYIELTKLAPMAALSSALCLLSNVRQPAESSSCLTALDDGALGQCKYENDMKRAKKRWRKLKSVLRLVFLWKVIAPRSFEGHSKGSQVGNFPAKVHSSAVSRRVHRYVRRKDTSWTLVMGSLEDAYAWRKYGQKAILGQKYPRSYFRCQNRKISKCRATKQVERLDSDPTTYRVTYYGHHTCDMSAAVSSPSQPSPPPSGPEVEMPKSPPTKRISQASGIKCDDHKESTDQTAVNMSNLGDDMEDTLADHPL is encoded by the exons ATGCTTCTTCCTGACGATTGGCATTCTCCGTGCAACTTGCAAGAATCATCGAGTGTTCCTGTGACGGGAAATTGTAATGGGATATTCGATGACGGGTTTCTCTGGTTTTTGGATGAATCTGGAACTGTATACAAGCATCACCAGCAGGAGTACTACTTCAAATCAAAGCAGGCAGCAACAAGATGGTTTAAGCTGAAAGCCGTCTTGCAGTGGGCAATTCTGAGGAGAATAATTAtgaggaagagggctcgaAGAATGGTTTTGAAGAGCAGAGTTGCGAAGCGATTAG GTCAGAATTGGAATGTCAAAGAACACAAGCCTGGTCCAGTAACCAGCCCCACACAGATGTATTTTACGTGCAATCATGAACATGAAGATGATGAG AGACACTGTCCCATCAAAGCTGGATACATCAGGAATAGGTCAATCTTTAACTCTCTTCCCAACATTACTCACTGGAGATGTTATCGAGGCAGAGGAGGTTCTCAGTCCTCATATGGCCCCTCAAATGAGCCCAATCAAAGCTACGAAACAGGTCTGTCACCGGCGCGTTCACCGGAAACCACCGCCTGTCTCTTCATCGCCTCTGCCCGAGACTATCTTCAG CAATTCCGGGTTTTGTCGGGCAGCGAGCTCCGCAATAAAG GTCAGGAACTCATCATGGTAAGGAAGAAAGATCCATTTTGGCAGTATGTAGAACCTGTTGCGGAAGGCCGATTCAAATGCAATTATTGTGGACGAGATTTCGCGGGGGGCATTCCAAGAGTTAAGTCTCATTTATCTGGTATTAAAGGCCGTGACATTGATATATGCCTGAAGGTCCACGAAGATGTTCAGGCTGCTGCCCGTGAAGCAATTAATGGGGtcaaaaggaaacaaaagGCTGAAGCCTCTTCAGATGATGTTCAGATCTCTGCTCTAGATGCAACTAATGGCACAAATAAGAGATCCAAAGTTGAAGCATGCTCAGGTAACTTTGATGATAATTTCTCCAATGCGCATGAGAAGAAAGACGGCTGCATGTTGGATAATTTGCTGGCGAAGTTTGCTTTGTTGAATGATATTGATTGCAATATTATCCAGTCGTCTTCTTTTATCGAATTCGTGAATGCCCTGCTCGAATTTGGATATAGCTATAACCTACCAAGCTGTTCGAAGCTGAAGACGAAGCTTATTCCTAATCTGGGGATGGAAGTTGCTGCATATgtgaaaaatgtgaaaagttcaTGGGAACAGACTGGCTGTACACTAATAAGTGACATTTGGTGCGATGATATCGAGGGGAAATTCCATATCAACATCATTTCCCAGTGTCCAGCAGGGTTAGTGTTATTGGGTACATTTGAAGTTTCGAAGAATGATTTATCCAGTACCTATTTtaaggaaatcatttcttTTGTTATTCAACACATCGGGCCTCAAAGAGTCCTACAATTCATTCAAAGTGATGCTCAACAGGTGGAGTTGCCTGGGCCTTTACTCCATAAGGGCTTTAACCATATATTTATGACTCATTGTGCTGCTTGTGAAATCCAGTTGCTCTTTGGGGATATCTACACTGGAATTGAATGGGTTCGAGCGACATTTGATAGAGCTAATTTTGTTGTAGATGTCGTGTACGAGCATTATGCCGTTTTGTCACTGGTAAGAAAGTATACCAACAAGAAGGAATTGAAACAACCTCTTTTGACTGAGTTTTCCTCAAACTATGAAATGCTCCAATCATTCGTTGAAGTTAAAGATCAGTTACTTCTACTTGTGAAATCTTCCGAATGGTATACATCTGATTGTGATGCAGAAGAAACAAGAAGACAGATAGCCGAAACAATTCAGAACGAGAACTTCTGGGATCAGGTGCAGGAGGTGCTAAAGGCTCTAGAGTCAATTTTCCATGTGTTCTGTTTAGTTGATAGCAGTGGCTCCACCTTTGGCTACTTGTATGGTGCAATGGAAATGGCCGAAGAAGCAATGGAACAACTTTACAACAATAACCCAAATAGGTTCCAGAAGTTATGGGACACTTTTAATTCAAGAAAAGGTCGACTTATGCACCCAATGCACGCTGCTGCAGCTTTTTTGAATCCCGCATTCATGTGTAGTGAAACTTTTAAACATAGCCCCAGAATCAAAGATGGTATGAACTTTGTGCTGAAGAATTTGGTAGccgacgaagaagaagatgattttCTTGATCAAATGGATCAGTATCATATGAAAGCATCGGAAGTGTTCACATATACAGCAATGAAAATGCTGAAAACATCTCACCCTC GTAAATGGTGGGACTATTGCGGTGATTATCTTCCCATACTAAAAAAATATGCTATCCGAATTCTAAGCCAACCTTGCAGTAGTTCGTCCTGCAAAAGGAGTCTAAGTGCATCCGAAGCTGCCCAGATCAAGCGACGAAGGGAATCCACACCAGCAGGGCTGGAAAATTGTCTACATTTAAGGATGAATGCAACGTTGATGGCAAAATCAAATACAATGAAAACAATTGACAGGAGGCCAATTGATCTGCAAGAACTTGGTAAGCCGAAGTTGATCAGTGAGAACTCTGCTGATGGATTACCAAGTGACCCGAAGATCCTATGCCCAAACGAACAACAAAACAGCGG GTCTTTATTCACAAGGAATCAGTTAGTAGAACCGAATTATCTACAGTTGCATTTCGTAACGATGGTTTCCTCTCCCCTGGTAACTGGTCAAAAGGTTGAAGGTGAAGGTGGATCTCCTATCCATGTCTTTCTGGTAGACCCTCAAACTGGTTTTCTTGTGCAAGATGGTGCATTGTCAAGGCTAAAGTTGATTGTCTGTGTGCTGGAAGGTGACTTTAATGAAGAAGGTGAAGCTGATTGGGCACAAGAGTACTTCCAGAGTAATGAAATAACCTCGATAATCCCACTCATGGCTGGAAATCTTCATGTGGTCCTTAATGGAGGGATGGGTACACTTGGGGATATCACCTTTAATGAAGAATCTAGCATGGCAAGAAACGGGACATTTAGACTTGGAGTCAAAACTAGTGGAGATTGTCGTGAAGGATTCCGCATTCGTGAGGGCATATCCAATGCTTTTGTTGTGAAGGGTAATGAGG CTACGAGGTGGAAAAAACCAGCTGCTTATGATATGCTTCTTCCTGACGATAGGCATTCTCCGTGCAACTTGCAAGAATCATCGAGTTTTCTTGTGACGGGAAATTATGATGAGATATACGATGACTGGTTACTCTGGTCTTTTGATGAATCTGGAAGTGTATACCAGCATCACCAGCAGGAGTACTGCTTCAAATCAAAGCAGGCAGCAACAAGATGGTTTAAGCTGAAAGCCGTCTTGCAGTGGGCAATTCTAAGGAGAATAATTAtgaggaagagggctcgaAGAATGGTTGTGAAGAACAGAGTTGAGAAGCGATTAG TCAGCACTGCAGGTCAGAATTGGAATGTCAAAGAACACAAGCATGCTCCAGTAACCAGCCTCACACAGATGTATTTTACGTGCAATCATGAACATGAAGATGATGAG AAAGATGGAAAACTGAAGCCTATCAATTCAAGTGACAGAGACACTGTCCCATCAATGCTGGATACATCAGGAATGGGTCAATCTTTAACTCTCTTCCCAACATTACTCACTGGAGATGGTATCAAGGCAAAGGAGGTTCTCAGTCCTCACATGGCCCATTTTAAAGCTACGAAGCAG AAGGGCAAGGAAGTGCTACTAAAAAGGTCTGGATCATTCAGATCAACCATCACAGATGCTGGAGGCTCCATTCCTGCGAAGCCTGACAGCAACTATTTCAGCCACTCATTGACGCTTTTCCCATCATTATTGAATGATATGGAGCCCAATAAAGCTGATGTTCTGGAGCCAATGCCTACAAACTCAGGCAGCTACATTGAACTTACTAAATTAGCCCCCATGGCGGCACTTAGTTCTG CTCTATGTTTGTTAAGCAACGTTAGACAGCCGGCGGAATCTAGTAGTTGTTTAACAGCGCTTGATGATGGTGCCCTTGGACAATGCAAGTATGAGAACGACATGAAACGGGCGAAAAAGAGATGGCGCAAGCTCAAGTCTGTTTTGCGGTTGGTCTTCTTATGGAAAGTCATTGCACCAAGGAGTTTTGAGGGGCATTCTAAAG GGTCTCAAGTGGGAAACTTTCCTGCAAAAGTGCACTCGTCAGCTGTTTCCCGGCGTGTCCACAG ATATGTGCGCAGGAAGGACACAAGCTGGACATTGGTGATGGGATCACTGGAAGATGCATATGCCTGGAGGAAGTATGGTCAGAAAGCGATTCTGGGTCAGAAGTATCCCAG GTCTTACTTCAGATGCCAAAACAGAAAGATCTCTAAATGCCGGGCAACAAAGCAGGTCGAGAGACTTGACTCTGACCCCACAACTTACAGAGTGACCTATTACGGGCACCACACCTGTGACATGTCCGCTGCTGTCTCAAGCCCATCACAGCCGTCGCCACCACCATCGG GTCCAGAGGTAGAAATGCCAAAGTCTCCTCCTACAAAACGAATATCACAGGCCTCTGGCATTAAATGCGATGATCACAAAGAGAGCACGGATCAGACAGCCGTTAATATGAGCAACCTTGGTGATGACATGGAAGATACATTGGCGGACCATCCACTTTAA
- the LOC116200170 gene encoding uncharacterized protein LOC116200170 isoform X18 encodes MLLPDDWHSPCNLQESSSVPVTGNCNGIFDDGFLWFLDESGTVYKHHQQEYYFKSKQAATRWFKLKAVLQWAILRRIIMRKRARRMVLKSRVAKRLVSTAGQNWNVKEHKPGPVTSPTQMYFTCNHEHEDDEKDGKLNPIYSSDRDTVPSKLDTSGIGQSLTLFPTLLTGDVIEAEEVLSPHMAPQMSPIKATKQVCHRRVHRKPPPVSSSPLPETIFSNSGFCRAASSAIKELIMVRKKDPFWQYVEPVAEGRFKCNYCGRDFAGGIPRVKSHLSGIKGRDIDICLKVHEDVQAAAREAINGVKRKQKAEASSDDVQISALDATNGTNKRSKVEACSEETRRQIAETIQNENFWDQVQEVLKALESIFHVFCLVDSSGSTFGYLYGAMEMAEEAMEQLYNNNPNRFQKLWDTFNSRKGRLMHPMHAAAAFLNPAFMCSETFKHSPRIKDGMNFVLKNLVADEEEDDFLDQMDQYHMKASEVFTYTAMKMLKTSHPRKWWDYCGDYLPILKKYAIRILSQPCSSSSCKRSLSASEAAQIKRRRESTPAGLENCLHLRMNATLMAKSNTMKTIDRRPIDLQELGKPKLISENSADGLPSDPKILCPNEQQNSGSLFTRNQLVEPNYLQLHFVTMVSSPLVTGQKVEGEGGSPIHVFLVDPQTGFLVQDGALSRLKLIVCVLEGDFNEEGEADWAQEYFQSNEITSIIPLMAGNLHVVLNGGMGTLGDITFNEESSMARNGTFRLGVKTSGDCREGFRIREGISNAFVVKGNEATRWKKPAAYDMLLPDDRHSPCNLQESSSFLVTGNYDEIYDDWLLWSFDESGSVYQHHQQEYCFKSKQAATRWFKLKAVLQWAILRRIIMRKRARRMVVKNRVEKRLVSTAGQNWNVKEHKHAPVTSLTQMYFTCNHEHEDDEKDGKLKPINSSDRDTVPSMLDTSGMGQSLTLFPTLLTGDGIKAKEVLSPHMAHFKATKQKGKEVLLKRSGSFRSTITDAGGSIPAKPDSNYFSHSLTLFPSLLNDMEPNKADVLEPMPTNSGSYIELTKLAPMAALSSALCLLSNVRQPAESSSCLTALDDGALGQCKYENDMKRAKKRWRKLKSVLRLVFLWKVIAPRSFEGHSKGSQVGNFPAKVHSSAVSRRVHRYVRRKDTSWTLVMGSLEDAYAWRKYGQKAILGQKYPRSYFRCQNRKISKCRATKQVERLDSDPTTYRVTYYGHHTCDMSAAVSSPSQPSPPPSGPEVEMPKSPPTKRISQASGIKCDDHKESTDQTAVNMSNLGDDMEDTLADHPL; translated from the exons ATGCTTCTTCCTGACGATTGGCATTCTCCGTGCAACTTGCAAGAATCATCGAGTGTTCCTGTGACGGGAAATTGTAATGGGATATTCGATGACGGGTTTCTCTGGTTTTTGGATGAATCTGGAACTGTATACAAGCATCACCAGCAGGAGTACTACTTCAAATCAAAGCAGGCAGCAACAAGATGGTTTAAGCTGAAAGCCGTCTTGCAGTGGGCAATTCTGAGGAGAATAATTAtgaggaagagggctcgaAGAATGGTTTTGAAGAGCAGAGTTGCGAAGCGATTAG TCAGCACTGCAGGTCAGAATTGGAATGTCAAAGAACACAAGCCTGGTCCAGTAACCAGCCCCACACAGATGTATTTTACGTGCAATCATGAACATGAAGATGATGAG AAAGATGGAAAACTGAATCCTATCTATTCAAGTGACAGAGACACTGTCCCATCAAAGCTGGATACATCAGGAATAGGTCAATCTTTAACTCTCTTCCCAACATTACTCACTGGAGATGTTATCGAGGCAGAGGAGGTTCTCAGTCCTCATATGGCCCCTCAAATGAGCCCAATCAAAGCTACGAAACAGGTCTGTCACCGGCGCGTTCACCGGAAACCACCGCCTGTCTCTTCATCGCCTCTGCCCGAGACTATCTTCAG CAATTCCGGGTTTTGTCGGGCAGCGAGCTCCGCAATAAAG GAACTCATCATGGTAAGGAAGAAAGATCCATTTTGGCAGTATGTAGAACCTGTTGCGGAAGGCCGATTCAAATGCAATTATTGTGGACGAGATTTCGCGGGGGGCATTCCAAGAGTTAAGTCTCATTTATCTGGTATTAAAGGCCGTGACATTGATATATGCCTGAAGGTCCACGAAGATGTTCAGGCTGCTGCCCGTGAAGCAATTAATGGGGtcaaaaggaaacaaaagGCTGAAGCCTCTTCAGATGATGTTCAGATCTCTGCTCTAGATGCAACTAATGGCACAAATAAGAGATCCAAAGTTGAAGCATGCTCAG AAGAAACAAGAAGACAGATAGCCGAAACAATTCAGAACGAGAACTTCTGGGATCAGGTGCAGGAGGTGCTAAAGGCTCTAGAGTCAATTTTCCATGTGTTCTGTTTAGTTGATAGCAGTGGCTCCACCTTTGGCTACTTGTATGGTGCAATGGAAATGGCCGAAGAAGCAATGGAACAACTTTACAACAATAACCCAAATAGGTTCCAGAAGTTATGGGACACTTTTAATTCAAGAAAAGGTCGACTTATGCACCCAATGCACGCTGCTGCAGCTTTTTTGAATCCCGCATTCATGTGTAGTGAAACTTTTAAACATAGCCCCAGAATCAAAGATGGTATGAACTTTGTGCTGAAGAATTTGGTAGccgacgaagaagaagatgattttCTTGATCAAATGGATCAGTATCATATGAAAGCATCGGAAGTGTTCACATATACAGCAATGAAAATGCTGAAAACATCTCACCCTC GTAAATGGTGGGACTATTGCGGTGATTATCTTCCCATACTAAAAAAATATGCTATCCGAATTCTAAGCCAACCTTGCAGTAGTTCGTCCTGCAAAAGGAGTCTAAGTGCATCCGAAGCTGCCCAGATCAAGCGACGAAGGGAATCCACACCAGCAGGGCTGGAAAATTGTCTACATTTAAGGATGAATGCAACGTTGATGGCAAAATCAAATACAATGAAAACAATTGACAGGAGGCCAATTGATCTGCAAGAACTTGGTAAGCCGAAGTTGATCAGTGAGAACTCTGCTGATGGATTACCAAGTGACCCGAAGATCCTATGCCCAAACGAACAACAAAACAGCGG GTCTTTATTCACAAGGAATCAGTTAGTAGAACCGAATTATCTACAGTTGCATTTCGTAACGATGGTTTCCTCTCCCCTGGTAACTGGTCAAAAGGTTGAAGGTGAAGGTGGATCTCCTATCCATGTCTTTCTGGTAGACCCTCAAACTGGTTTTCTTGTGCAAGATGGTGCATTGTCAAGGCTAAAGTTGATTGTCTGTGTGCTGGAAGGTGACTTTAATGAAGAAGGTGAAGCTGATTGGGCACAAGAGTACTTCCAGAGTAATGAAATAACCTCGATAATCCCACTCATGGCTGGAAATCTTCATGTGGTCCTTAATGGAGGGATGGGTACACTTGGGGATATCACCTTTAATGAAGAATCTAGCATGGCAAGAAACGGGACATTTAGACTTGGAGTCAAAACTAGTGGAGATTGTCGTGAAGGATTCCGCATTCGTGAGGGCATATCCAATGCTTTTGTTGTGAAGGGTAATGAGG CTACGAGGTGGAAAAAACCAGCTGCTTATGATATGCTTCTTCCTGACGATAGGCATTCTCCGTGCAACTTGCAAGAATCATCGAGTTTTCTTGTGACGGGAAATTATGATGAGATATACGATGACTGGTTACTCTGGTCTTTTGATGAATCTGGAAGTGTATACCAGCATCACCAGCAGGAGTACTGCTTCAAATCAAAGCAGGCAGCAACAAGATGGTTTAAGCTGAAAGCCGTCTTGCAGTGGGCAATTCTAAGGAGAATAATTAtgaggaagagggctcgaAGAATGGTTGTGAAGAACAGAGTTGAGAAGCGATTAG TCAGCACTGCAGGTCAGAATTGGAATGTCAAAGAACACAAGCATGCTCCAGTAACCAGCCTCACACAGATGTATTTTACGTGCAATCATGAACATGAAGATGATGAG AAAGATGGAAAACTGAAGCCTATCAATTCAAGTGACAGAGACACTGTCCCATCAATGCTGGATACATCAGGAATGGGTCAATCTTTAACTCTCTTCCCAACATTACTCACTGGAGATGGTATCAAGGCAAAGGAGGTTCTCAGTCCTCACATGGCCCATTTTAAAGCTACGAAGCAG AAGGGCAAGGAAGTGCTACTAAAAAGGTCTGGATCATTCAGATCAACCATCACAGATGCTGGAGGCTCCATTCCTGCGAAGCCTGACAGCAACTATTTCAGCCACTCATTGACGCTTTTCCCATCATTATTGAATGATATGGAGCCCAATAAAGCTGATGTTCTGGAGCCAATGCCTACAAACTCAGGCAGCTACATTGAACTTACTAAATTAGCCCCCATGGCGGCACTTAGTTCTG CTCTATGTTTGTTAAGCAACGTTAGACAGCCGGCGGAATCTAGTAGTTGTTTAACAGCGCTTGATGATGGTGCCCTTGGACAATGCAAGTATGAGAACGACATGAAACGGGCGAAAAAGAGATGGCGCAAGCTCAAGTCTGTTTTGCGGTTGGTCTTCTTATGGAAAGTCATTGCACCAAGGAGTTTTGAGGGGCATTCTAAAG GGTCTCAAGTGGGAAACTTTCCTGCAAAAGTGCACTCGTCAGCTGTTTCCCGGCGTGTCCACAG ATATGTGCGCAGGAAGGACACAAGCTGGACATTGGTGATGGGATCACTGGAAGATGCATATGCCTGGAGGAAGTATGGTCAGAAAGCGATTCTGGGTCAGAAGTATCCCAG GTCTTACTTCAGATGCCAAAACAGAAAGATCTCTAAATGCCGGGCAACAAAGCAGGTCGAGAGACTTGACTCTGACCCCACAACTTACAGAGTGACCTATTACGGGCACCACACCTGTGACATGTCCGCTGCTGTCTCAAGCCCATCACAGCCGTCGCCACCACCATCGG GTCCAGAGGTAGAAATGCCAAAGTCTCCTCCTACAAAACGAATATCACAGGCCTCTGGCATTAAATGCGATGATCACAAAGAGAGCACGGATCAGACAGCCGTTAATATGAGCAACCTTGGTGATGACATGGAAGATACATTGGCGGACCATCCACTTTAA